One genomic window of Cyanobacteria bacterium FACHB-DQ100 includes the following:
- a CDS encoding flavin reductase has product MVASAPRSARSRVRLTTEISDIAPETTTIRSLDWDRDRFDIEFSLENGTTYNSFLIKGEKVALVDTSHAKFRELYIDALNELIDPQDIEYLIISHTEPDHSGLVRDVLELNPDIIVVGAKVAIQFLENLVHQPFKSKVVKSGDRLELGNGHELEFVSAPNLHWPDTIFTYDHKTQTLFTCDAFGMHFCDDHTYDEDLDILEAEFRLYYDCLMAPNARSVLGAIKRIKELPEITTIATGHGPLLRYNIEELVGRYQDWSQTQAKATTTVGLFYVAGHGYGDQLAQAITTGITKTGVAVEIMDLRVAEPQEVRELVELSSAIVLGMPPQSGEVAENAAAAIGTILAAVNSKQNFGLFEVGGGNDEAVYPIRNRIREIGLVEKFEPIKIADEPTEAIYQLCEESGTDLGQWLTRDRTVKQMKALDTELDKALGRISGGLYIITAKKGDISSAMLASWVAQASSEPLGVSIAVAKDRAIESFLHIGDHFVLNALEEGKYQALMKHFLKRFAPGADRFADVTTYPATNGSPILAESLAYLECEVVSRMECPDHWIVYSIVTTGRVAKADALTAVHHRKVGNHY; this is encoded by the coding sequence ATGGTCGCTTCTGCTCCTCGCTCAGCTCGATCACGAGTTCGTCTCACTACCGAAATCAGCGATATTGCACCCGAAACTACCACGATCCGATCGCTCGATTGGGATCGCGATCGCTTCGATATCGAATTTTCTCTTGAGAATGGAACAACTTACAATTCTTTTTTAATTAAAGGCGAGAAAGTTGCTCTAGTTGATACCTCACATGCGAAATTCCGTGAACTCTACATTGATGCTCTAAATGAGTTGATTGATCCACAAGACATTGAGTATCTAATCATCAGTCACACCGAGCCAGATCATAGTGGCTTAGTCCGCGATGTCCTAGAACTCAATCCGGATATCATCGTCGTGGGTGCAAAAGTTGCGATCCAATTTCTCGAAAACTTGGTGCATCAGCCGTTCAAGAGCAAAGTTGTCAAGAGCGGCGATCGTCTGGAACTCGGCAATGGACACGAACTTGAATTTGTCTCTGCACCGAACTTACACTGGCCCGACACAATTTTCACCTACGACCACAAAACGCAAACGCTATTCACCTGTGATGCGTTCGGGATGCACTTCTGCGACGATCACACCTACGATGAAGACCTTGATATTCTCGAAGCCGAGTTTCGTCTATACTACGACTGCCTCATGGCTCCGAACGCTCGATCGGTACTCGGAGCGATCAAACGCATCAAAGAACTTCCCGAAATTACGACGATCGCCACAGGTCACGGGCCACTGCTGCGCTACAACATCGAAGAATTAGTCGGACGCTACCAAGATTGGAGCCAAACCCAAGCAAAAGCGACCACCACCGTTGGCTTATTCTATGTGGCAGGACATGGGTACGGCGATCAACTCGCGCAAGCGATCACAACCGGAATTACCAAAACCGGAGTCGCCGTTGAAATCATGGATCTGCGCGTTGCTGAACCGCAGGAAGTCCGCGAACTGGTCGAACTCTCCAGCGCGATCGTTCTGGGAATGCCCCCGCAATCTGGAGAAGTTGCTGAAAACGCTGCCGCCGCAATCGGTACCATTCTTGCTGCCGTAAATTCCAAGCAGAACTTTGGACTGTTTGAAGTCGGCGGCGGTAACGATGAAGCCGTTTATCCGATTCGCAACCGAATCCGGGAGATTGGCTTGGTTGAGAAATTTGAGCCAATCAAAATCGCAGACGAACCGACCGAAGCGATCTACCAGCTTTGCGAGGAGTCCGGCACAGACTTAGGACAATGGCTCACTCGCGATCGTACCGTCAAACAAATGAAAGCCCTCGACACCGAGCTAGATAAAGCCCTCGGTCGCATTAGCGGCGGTCTGTACATCATTACTGCCAAAAAGGGCGACATCTCTAGTGCAATGCTGGCATCTTGGGTCGCGCAGGCAAGTTCTGAACCGCTCGGAGTCTCGATCGCGGTTGCCAAAGATCGGGCGATCGAATCGTTCCTGCACATTGGCGATCACTTCGTGCTAAATGCGCTGGAAGAAGGAAAATATCAGGCATTAATGAAGCACTTCCTCAAGCGGTTTGCGCCGGGAGCCGATCGCTTTGCCGATGTCACCACCTATCCTGCGACTAATGGCTCACCGATTCTGGCTGAATCGCTGGCTTATCTAGAGTGTGAAGTTGTGAGCCGGATGGAATGCCCCGATCACTGGATTGTTTACAGCATCGTTACCACAGGGCGAGTCGCGAAAGCGGATGCGTTAACGGCTGTACACCATCGCAAAGTTGGCAATCACTATTAA
- a CDS encoding pantothenate kinase has product MKLITNRWIALNIGNSRLHWALFENDQIQQRYNMSHIAEDSVILLNDRDSNSTAKPISLVYQSLPWMSIDSELWVASVVPKQVDYWRNVPNFHGISLSEIPLHQLYSTLGVDRALALWGAIQVYGSPALVIDCGTAMTFTGANEKHELIGGAIVPGVRLQFQALGQQTAALPTIGQVETLPERWARNTQTAIESGILNTLLAGIRSFVEDWNQQFERSTIVLTGGDAELIYRLFEQTEPRIFEQLRLDLDLVFWGMRSVRNALKP; this is encoded by the coding sequence ATGAAACTAATTACAAATCGTTGGATCGCGCTAAATATTGGAAACTCCCGACTTCATTGGGCTTTGTTTGAAAATGACCAAATTCAACAAAGATACAATATGTCACATATCGCCGAGGATTCAGTGATTCTGCTGAACGATCGTGATTCCAACTCTACAGCAAAACCGATTAGCTTAGTTTATCAATCGCTGCCTTGGATGAGCATCGATTCAGAGCTATGGGTCGCGTCAGTTGTCCCGAAGCAGGTTGATTACTGGCGGAATGTTCCCAATTTTCACGGCATCTCTCTCAGCGAAATTCCTCTTCATCAGCTTTATTCTACGCTCGGTGTCGATCGTGCTCTAGCTCTATGGGGTGCTATCCAAGTCTATGGTAGTCCAGCCTTAGTCATCGATTGCGGAACAGCAATGACTTTTACAGGTGCAAACGAAAAGCATGAGTTGATTGGCGGCGCGATCGTGCCTGGAGTGCGGCTACAGTTTCAAGCTCTGGGACAACAGACCGCAGCGCTTCCTACGATCGGGCAAGTTGAAACTCTGCCTGAGCGATGGGCAAGGAATACCCAAACCGCGATCGAGAGCGGAATTTTGAACACACTTTTAGCAGGAATTCGCAGTTTTGTCGAAGACTGGAATCAGCAGTTTGAAAGGAGTACGATCGTCTTGACCGGGGGTGATGCGGAGTTAATTTATCGGCTCTTTGAGCAGACCGAGCCGCGAATTTTTGAGCAGCTTCGACTCGATTTGGATTTAGTGTTTTGGGGAATGCGATCGGTTCGCAACGCCTTGAAACCTTAA
- a CDS encoding NUDIX hydrolase yields MRRFWRYFQTILGVIFRHPITGTSIITVLPDDRIVLIRRRDNGLWSLPGGIVDWGEDLPTAIRRELVEETGLELTKIRRLVGIYSAPDRDPRMHSICIVVEVEATGTFNPKDIDEVADVQAFHCLHLPPGKLSHDHDQQLQDYFEGRTTIA; encoded by the coding sequence ATGCGTCGGTTTTGGCGATATTTCCAAACCATTCTGGGTGTGATCTTCCGCCACCCGATTACTGGGACAAGCATCATTACAGTTTTACCGGACGATCGCATTGTGCTAATTCGGCGACGAGATAACGGACTGTGGAGCCTTCCCGGAGGCATTGTCGATTGGGGCGAAGACTTGCCGACGGCGATTCGCCGCGAGCTTGTCGAGGAAACAGGTTTAGAACTGACCAAAATTCGGCGATTAGTCGGAATTTACTCGGCTCCCGATCGCGATCCACGAATGCACTCAATTTGCATCGTTGTGGAAGTGGAAGCAACTGGAACCTTCAACCCAAAGGATATCGATGAAGTAGCAGATGTGCAGGCGTTCCATTGCTTACATCTACCCCCCGGTAAGCTCTCACATGATCACGATCAGCAGCTACAAGATTATTTTGAGGGCAGGACTACGATCGCTTAA
- the bcp gene encoding thioredoxin-dependent thiol peroxidase, with product MGLTVGDRAPDFCLPDTQGNLVKLADFKGKRVVLYFYPRDNTPGCTKEACGFRDAYEQYQTQDIVLMGISADDANSHEKFVTKYNLPFPLLCDEGGKVAETYESYGLKKFMGKEFLGVIRNTFVISPDGTIEKIYRKVKPEFHAAQVLADLA from the coding sequence ATGGGACTAACTGTAGGCGATCGCGCTCCTGACTTCTGTTTACCCGATACTCAGGGGAATTTAGTCAAGCTTGCGGATTTCAAAGGTAAGCGAGTCGTTTTGTATTTCTACCCTCGCGATAATACTCCCGGATGCACTAAAGAAGCTTGTGGGTTTCGGGATGCTTACGAGCAATATCAGACGCAAGATATCGTTCTCATGGGAATTAGCGCGGATGACGCTAATTCCCATGAGAAGTTTGTGACGAAGTACAATTTGCCGTTTCCGCTGCTGTGTGATGAAGGCGGTAAAGTAGCGGAGACTTATGAAAGTTACGGATTGAAGAAATTCATGGGCAAAGAGTTCTTAGGCGTAATCCGGAACACCTTTGTCATTAGCCCAGATGGTACGATCGAGAAAATCTACCGCAAAGTAAAACCTGAGTTTCACGCAGCACAAGTCCTCGCCGATCTCGCGTGA
- the argH gene encoding argininosuccinate lyase produces the protein MSQQSPESKPSQTWSQRFETALHPAIAQFNASIGFDIALIEYDLTGSQAHAKMLAKTGIISAEEGDQLVKGLEQIRQEYRQGQFQPGIDAEDVHFAVEHRLTEIVGDVGKKLHTARSRNDQVGTDTRLYLRAQIHQIRQQLRDFQGVLLGLAEQHVKTLIPGYTHLQRAQPISLAHHLLAYFEMTQRDWTRLGEIYQRVNVSPLGSGALAGTTFPIDRHYTAELLEFGGLYENSLDGVSDRDFAIEFLCAASLIMVHLSRLSEEVIFWASQEFSFVTLKDSCATGSSIMPQKKNPDVPELVRGKTGRVFGHLQGMLVLMKGLPLAYNKDLQEDKEALFDSVNTVKACLEAMTILFQEGLEFRTVRLNEAVTEDFSNATDVADYLAAKGIPFREAYNLVGKVVRSCLSANKLLKDLTLAEWKELHPAFESDIYDAISPVQVVAARNSFGGTGFEQINQAIASAKQRFQQS, from the coding sequence TTGAGTCAGCAGTCTCCTGAATCTAAACCTTCTCAAACTTGGAGCCAGCGTTTTGAAACGGCATTGCATCCCGCGATCGCGCAGTTTAACGCCAGCATCGGATTTGATATCGCGCTAATTGAATATGATTTAACGGGATCGCAAGCACACGCAAAAATGCTGGCAAAAACTGGCATTATTTCTGCGGAAGAGGGCGATCAGTTAGTCAAAGGACTAGAGCAGATCCGGCAAGAATATCGCCAAGGACAGTTTCAACCCGGCATTGATGCAGAAGACGTGCATTTCGCGGTAGAACACCGTCTCACCGAGATTGTGGGCGATGTTGGTAAGAAGTTGCATACCGCTCGATCGCGCAACGATCAGGTTGGAACCGATACCCGCCTTTATCTCCGCGCCCAAATTCACCAAATTCGTCAGCAGCTTCGAGACTTTCAAGGCGTTTTACTCGGACTCGCTGAGCAGCACGTTAAGACCCTAATTCCAGGCTACACCCATCTGCAACGGGCGCAGCCGATTAGTTTGGCACATCATTTGCTGGCGTATTTCGAGATGACGCAGCGCGACTGGACGCGACTCGGCGAAATTTATCAGCGAGTCAACGTTTCACCCTTGGGATCAGGGGCGCTAGCGGGAACAACCTTTCCGATCGACCGACATTACACCGCCGAATTGTTAGAGTTCGGGGGACTGTACGAAAACAGCTTAGATGGCGTGAGCGATCGAGATTTTGCGATCGAATTCCTCTGCGCTGCAAGCTTGATCATGGTGCATCTTAGCCGCTTGTCCGAAGAAGTAATTTTTTGGGCATCTCAAGAATTCAGTTTTGTCACGCTGAAAGATAGCTGCGCTACAGGATCGAGCATCATGCCGCAAAAAAAGAATCCCGATGTACCAGAACTCGTGCGCGGTAAAACAGGGCGAGTCTTCGGGCATTTGCAGGGAATGTTGGTGCTGATGAAAGGACTGCCGCTCGCTTACAACAAAGATTTGCAAGAGGACAAAGAAGCCTTGTTCGATTCTGTGAACACCGTCAAGGCTTGTCTAGAAGCGATGACAATTTTATTTCAAGAAGGCTTAGAGTTCCGCACGGTACGATTGAACGAAGCGGTGACAGAAGATTTCTCAAATGCAACTGATGTGGCGGATTACCTTGCAGCAAAAGGAATTCCCTTTAGAGAAGCGTATAACCTGGTTGGGAAAGTGGTGCGATCGTGCCTCTCAGCCAATAAGCTGCTCAAAGACCTAACCCTTGCAGAATGGAAAGAACTTCATCCGGCGTTTGAGTCAGATATCTACGACGCGATCTCACCTGTGCAGGTCGTTGCAGCCCGAAATAGTTTCGGTGGAACTGGATTCGAGCAGATTAATCAGGCGATCGCATCCGCAAAACAACGATTTCAACAGAGCTAA